The following coding sequences lie in one Heliangelus exortis chromosome 6, bHelExo1.hap1, whole genome shotgun sequence genomic window:
- the TMEM169 gene encoding transmembrane protein 169 has product MPSEVLESSSGMEETTQKESKSGSQSPRHGSVRRAVATSVTFDGEATMDRRKKKKKESRPESIIVYRSDNENKVEEDQADEEGGERSSEEGSKFLGQTMADGVWNMPLDSRYVTLTGTITRGKKKGQMVDIHVTLTDKELQELAKSKEPPKEDTPEKKKNCDVGLDRGPHIVLWTIICLPVIFVVSFVVSFYYGTITWYNIFLVYNEERTFWHKITFCPFLIIFYPIIIMVVSFSLGLYSAVAQVAWSFGYWWRVVRDMEKGFCGWLCSKLGLEDCSPYSIVELLDSDNISGSLSGKSSAQGVETSAV; this is encoded by the exons ATGCCAAGTGAAGTactggagagcagcagtggcATGGAGGAGACCACACAGAAGGAGAGCAAGTCTGGAAGCCAGAGCCCTCGCCATGGCTCTGTGAGAAGGGCTGTGGCAACCTCTGTCACCTTTGATGGGGAAGCCACTATGGACcggaggaaaaagaagaagaaagagtcTCGTCCTGAGTCAATAATAGTGTATCGGTCAGACAATGAGAATAAAGTGGAAGAAGATCAGGCagatgaggaaggaggagagaggagctcTGAGGAAGGCTCCAAATTCCTGGGTCAGACCATGGCAGATG GTGTCTGGAACATGCCTTTAGACAGCCGGTATGTCACCTTGACTGGAACAAtcaccaggggaaaaaagaagggtcAGATGGTGGACATCCATGTCACACTAACAGACAAAGAGCTGCAGGAACTGGCTAAATCAAAGGAACCTCCCAAAGAGGACACACCTGAGAAGAAGAAGAATTGTGATGTTGGACTGGACAGAGGACCCCACATTGTCCTCTGGACCATCATCTGCCTTCCTGTCATTTTTGTAGTGTCCTTCGTGGTTTCATTTTACTATGGAACCATTACATGGTACAACATCTTCTTGGTGTACAATGAAGAGAGGACCTTCTGGCACAAAATCaccttttgtccctttttgaTCATCTTCTACCCAATTATAATTATGGTTGTGTCTTTTTCCCTAGGCCTGTACTCAGCTGTGGCCCAGGTAGCATGGTCCTTTGGGTACTGGTGGCGTGTTGTCAGGGATATGGAGAAAGGCTTCTGTGGCTGGCTCTGCAGCAAGCTGGGTTTGGAAGATTGCTCTCCATACAGCATTGTTGAGCTGCTAGATTCTGATAATATCTCAGGTAGTCTCTCTGGCAAAAGCTCTGCACAGGGGGTTGAGACCTCAGCAGTCTGA